The DNA segment CTGATCACCACCGTGGCCATGGAAGAAGGTCTTCGCTTCGCTATCCGCGAAGGCGGACGTACCGTGGGTGCTGGTGTCGTTGGTAAGATTATTGAATAAGAGGCTGTAAGATGTCAACCCAGAAAATCCGTATTAAATTAAAATCTTACGATCACAATCTGATTGATAAGTCCGCAAAACGGATTATTCAAACAGCCAAGTCGACTGGTGCCGTCATTTCCGGGCCTGTTCCGCTGCCGACCAAACGGGCTCTCTATACCGTACTCCGGTCTCCGCACGTCGACAAAAAGTCCCGGGAGCAGTTCGAAACGCGTAGCCATAAGCGAATCATTGACATTCTGAACCCAACCAGCAAGACGATTGATCAGCTTTTGAAAATCGAGTTGCCCGCTGGTGTGGATGTTGAGATCAAATCTTAAAAGAAACAGGTAAGCCATCATGTTAGGTTTAATTGGTAAAAAGGTCGGGATGACCAGCATTTTCGATGACAAGGGTCGTCAGCAAAACTGCACCGTCCTCGAAGTGGGTCCATGTACGGTCGTTCAGGTGAAAACCGCCGAGAAGGATGGCTACAGTGCCATGCAACTTGGTTTCGGTAAGAGAAAAGAAAAGAACATGACCAAGCCGGTTCTCGGACATTTTAAAAAGGCCGGTGTTCCCTCCAATGCGGTTCTCGGTGAGTTCCGTGTGGATGATCCTTCACCGGTTGGTACCGTTCTGAATGTTGATATTTTTCAGACCGGTGAATTGGTCGATGTCATCGGAACATCCAAGGGTCGTGGTTTTCAGGGTGTGGTTAAACGGCATGGCTTTGGCGGTGTCGGTTCCCGTTCCCATGGTCAGCATGACCGCGAACGCGCACCTGGTTCCGTCGGATCCTCATCGTATCCCTCTCGCGTGTTCAAGGGTTTGAAAATGGCCGGTCAGACCGGTGATGCCCGGGTGACCAGCAAAAACCTGCAGGTCATTAAAGTGATGCCTGAATCAAACCTGATTCTGGTTCGTGGTGCTGTTCCCGGTGCAAACAACGGCATCGTACAGATTATTAAACAATCCAAATAACCTAATTGGTCCGATCAATGGAATTGACAGTTTTAAAAA comes from the Bacteroidota bacterium genome and includes:
- the rpsJ gene encoding 30S ribosomal protein S10; translation: MSTQKIRIKLKSYDHNLIDKSAKRIIQTAKSTGAVISGPVPLPTKRALYTVLRSPHVDKKSREQFETRSHKRIIDILNPTSKTIDQLLKIELPAGVDVEIKS
- a CDS encoding elongation factor Tu, with protein sequence LITTVAMEEGLRFAIREGGRTVGAGVVGKIIE
- the rplC gene encoding 50S ribosomal protein L3 encodes the protein MLGLIGKKVGMTSIFDDKGRQQNCTVLEVGPCTVVQVKTAEKDGYSAMQLGFGKRKEKNMTKPVLGHFKKAGVPSNAVLGEFRVDDPSPVGTVLNVDIFQTGELVDVIGTSKGRGFQGVVKRHGFGGVGSRSHGQHDRERAPGSVGSSSYPSRVFKGLKMAGQTGDARVTSKNLQVIKVMPESNLILVRGAVPGANNGIVQIIKQSK